One stretch of Girardinichthys multiradiatus isolate DD_20200921_A chromosome 2, DD_fGirMul_XY1, whole genome shotgun sequence DNA includes these proteins:
- the has3 gene encoding hyaluronan synthase 3: protein MPSRCRNALNIVVTTLFAAVVLFTILLAYVTGYQFIHTEQHHLSFGLYGAFLSLHLLLQSLFAFLEHRRMRTPARPQYLRRSVALCIAAYQEDPDYLRKCLRSVRRISFPGLKVVLVVDGNRPEDRYMMDIFQEVMGGAEQAGSMVWKGNFHSDGGKGGGVGGGRRSAVHMEEAARVARLVRGCRFSCIMQEWGGKREVMYTAFKALGDSVDYVQVCDSDTVLDPACTIEMLKLLEEDPKVGGVGGDVQILNKYDSWISFLSSVRYWMAFNIERACQSYFGCVQCISGPLGMYRNSLLQRFLEPWYHQTFLGSKCSFGDDRHLTNRVLSFGYKTKFTARSQCQTETPTQYLRWLNQQTRWSKSYFREWLYNALWFHKHSLWMTYESMVTGFFPFFLVATVIHLFYRGRLWNILLFLLTVQLVGMVKATYACFLRGSLVMIFMSLYSLLYMSSLLPAKMFALLTINKAGWGTSGRRKIVVNLIGAVPVTVWALVLLGGVVYTVYCETQEPFSETEKALLIAGTVLYACYWLILLVLYLAIVAKRCNKREEQYHLSYAES from the exons ATGCCCTCGCGCTGCAGGAATGCGCTGAACATCGTGGTCACCACCCTGTTTGCTGCGGTGGTCCTCTTCACCATCCTATTGGCCTACGTCACAG GTTACCAGTTCATCCACACTGAGCAGCACCACCTCTCCTTTGGACTCTACGGTGCCTTCCTCTCCCTCCACCTTTTACTCCAGAGCCTCTTCGCCTTCTTGGAGCATCGGCGGATGAGGACCCCAGCCCGGCCTCAGTACCTCCGCCGCTCTGTGGCCCTCTGTATCGCAGCGTATCAGGAAGACCCGGATTATCTGAGGAAATGCCTGCGCAGTGTCAGGAGGATCTCCTTCCCAGGCCTGAAGGTAGTACTGGTGGTGGATGGGAACCGCCCTGAGGACCGCTACATGATGGACATTTTCCAAGAGGTGATGGGTGGGGCTGAGCAGGCCGGCAGCATGGTGTGGAAGGGGAACTTTCACAGCGATGGTGGCAAAGGAGGAGGTGTTGGGGGCGGGAGGAGGAGCGCAGTGCACATGGAGGAAGCGGCCCGGGTGGCTCGGCTGGTTAGGGGCTGTCGCTTCTCCTGCATCATGCAGGAGTGGGGAGGGAAAAGGGAGGTGATGTACACTGCCTTCAAAGCTCTGGGCGACAGCGTGGATTATGTTCAG GTGTGTGACTCCGACACTGTTCTGGACCCAGCTTGTACTATTGAAATGCTGAAGTTGCTTGAGGAAGATCCAAAGGTGGGAGGAGTTGGCGGGGATGTTCAG ATCCTCAACAAGTATGACTCATGGATCTCGTTCCTGAGCAGCGTGCGCTACTGGATGGCCTTCAACATCGAGCGAGCCTGTCAGTCCTACTTCGGCTGTGTCCAGTGCATCAGCGGCCCGTTGGGGATGTACAGGAACTCCTTGCTGCAGCGCTTCCTGGAGCCCTGGTACCATCAAACCTTCCTGGGCTCCAAGTGCAGCTTTGGTGATGACCGCCACCTGACCAACCGGGTGCTCAGCTTCGGCTACAAGACAAAATTCACAGCTCGGTCACAGTGTCAGACTGAGACACCCACACAGTATCTGCGCTGGCTCAATCAGCAGACCCGATGGAGCAAGTCTTACTTTCGTGAATGGCTCTACAATGCCCTCTGGTTCCATAAGCACAGTCTGTGGATGACCTACGAGTCTATGGTCACTGGTTTCTTCCCCTTCTTCCTGGTTGCGACGGTTATCCACCTATTCTACCGTGGGCGGCTCTGGAACATCCTGCTCTTTTTACTGACGGTGCAGCTGGTTGGGATGGTGAAGGCCACCTACGCCTGCTTCCTGCGTGGAAGTCTCGTCATGATCTTCATGTCACTTTACTCTCTGCTCTACATGTCCAGCCTGCTCCCTGCCAAAATGTTTGCCTTGCTCACTATCAACAAAGCTGGATGGGGAACGTCTGGACGCAGAAAAATTGTTGTCAACCTCATTGGTGCTGTGCCAGTCACAGTTTGGGCTCTGGTGCTGCTCGGTGGTGTAGTGTATACCGTCTACTGTGAAACCCAAGAGCCGTTCAGCGAAACGGAGAAGGCCTTGTTGATAGCAGGGACAGTACTGTACGCATGCTACTGGCTCATTCTGCTGGTGCTGTACTTGGCGATCGTAGCCAAACGATGCAACAAGAGGGAGGAGCAGTATCATCTGTCATACGCAGAGTCCTGA